The Pecten maximus chromosome 11, xPecMax1.1, whole genome shotgun sequence genome has a segment encoding these proteins:
- the LOC117337580 gene encoding uncharacterized protein LOC117337580, with amino-acid sequence MGILSKLKHTDNCTLPSLTKCKDGHEWFSSFEFYPIAVGSRKTVFEGMMYVPNNYWSQTHAIIKCTNYGQGTEEDVKAEVSGAIKAQEFAEGFSKKFPQFSLKFQRPLAAVMDTVSVFNGIFRFLKGYDKVLSEGECVLLEEKLEGEFASFIYKNGVITSNCEAVLQAFCHYTYSASHEELVVSGLQGVKNGNTYTLSTPCVHSRSRQYGNTDAGESGISSFFSHHQCNAYCSELPKFSPTDLSASSSVSYEKPYSFEDTFPVQYPSERSGCDSPEFSYTERSMLVTAEIHPPAYEGIDSQPPPPYDFQNKACHGKSNNAGPLNPFSSPDVRTY; translated from the coding sequence ATGGGGATTTTATCAAAACTGAAACACACGGACAATTGTACTCTTCCGTCTCTTACGAAGTGTAAAGATGGTCACGAATGGTTTTCTAGTTTTGAGTTTTATCCTATTGCTGTTGGTAGTCGAAAAACAGTTTTTGAGGGCATGATGTACGTCCCAAACAATTATTGGAGTCAAACACACGCCATAATCAAGTGTACAAACTACGGACAAGGAACTGAGGAAGACGTCAAAGCGGAAGTAAGTGGTGCGATCAAGGCGCAAGAATTCGCCGAAGGATTTTCGAAAAAGTTTCCCCAGTTTTCTCTTAAATTTCAGCGCCCTCTAGCGGCCGTGATGGACACCGTCTCAGTGTTTAACGGTATTTTTCGTTTCCTAAAAGGTTACGACAAAGTGTTATCCGAGGGAGAGTGCGTGTTGCTGGAGGAAAAACTTGAAGGTGAGTTTGCCTCTTTCATATACAAAAATGGCGTCATCACATCCAACTGTGAGGCTGTCCTACAGGCGTTCTGTCACTACACCTACTCCGCTAGTCACGAGGAACTGGTGGTATCCGGACTTCAGGGAGTGAAGAATGGCAACACCTACACCCTGTCCACTCCATGTGTTCACTCGCGATCCCGACAATACGGGAATACGGATGCTGGTGAGAGCGGTATCTCTAGTTTCTTCTCCCACCACCAATGCAATGCCTACTGCAGCGAGTTGCCAAAATTTTCACCTACAGACTTATCCGCGTCATCGAGTGTTTCATATGAAAAACCGTACTCATTCGAAGACACGTTTCCAGTTCAGTATCCAAGTGAGCGGTCAGGATGCGATAGTCCGGAATTTTCTTATACTGAGCGCAGTATGTTGGTAACGGCAGAAATACATCCCCCGGCGTACGAAGGAATTGACTCGCAGCCCCCACCTCCATACGATTTCCAAAATAAGGCTTGTCATGGAAAATCAAACAATGCTGGACCACTGAATCCTTTCTCCTCACCGGATGTCCGAACATACTGA